A genomic window from Triticum urartu cultivar G1812 chromosome 7, Tu2.1, whole genome shotgun sequence includes:
- the LOC125519471 gene encoding DNA-directed RNA polymerase subunit beta''-like, which yields MSLIEVHTGKDMAEDVLERKELTQGLSIPRGQIHNRHIEIIIRQVTSKVRVSEDGMSNVFSPGELIGLLRAERAGRALDESIYYRAILLGITRASLNTQSFISEASFQETARVLAKAALRGRIDWLKGLKENVVLGGIIPVGTGFQKFVHRSPQDKNLYFEIKKKNLFASEMRDFLFLHTELVSSDSDVTNNFYET from the exons ATGTCTCTGATAGAGGTGCATACAGGAAAAGACATGGCCGAAGATGTGCTGGAACGGAAGGAGTTAACACAAG GTTTATCGATCCCAAGGGGACAGATCCATAATAGACATATAGAGATTATTATACGCCAAGTAACATCAAAAGTGCGGGTTTCCGAAGATGGAATGTCTAATGTTTTTTCGCCTGGGGAATTAATCGGACTATTGCGAGCGGAACGAGCAGGACGAGCTTTGGATGAATCGATCTATTATCGGGCAATCTTATTGGGAATAACAAGGGCTTCCCTGAATACCCAAAGTTTCATATCTGAAGCAAGTTTTCAAGAAACTGCTCGAGTTTTAGCAAAAGCTGCCCTACGAGGTCGCATTGATTGGTTGAAAGGCTTGAAAGAAAACGTAGTTCTGGGGGGGATTATACCTGTTGGTACCGGATTCCAAAAATTTGTGCATCGTTCCCCACAAGACAAGAACCTTTATTTCGAAATAAAAAAAAAAAATCTATTCGCGTCGGAAATGAGAGATTTTTTGTTTCTCCATACAGAATTAGTTTCTTCAGATTCTGACGTAACAAACAATTTTTATGAGACATAA
- the LOC125518615 gene encoding ATP synthase subunit a, chloroplastic, giving the protein MCFLGILNIRLILQVAELRKRWLNQKNSFFEVQFLSEDNMNIIPCSIKTLKGLYDISGVEVGQHFYWQIGGFQIHAQVLITSWVVITILLGSVVIAVRNPQTIPTDGQNFFEYVLEFIRDLSKTQIGEEYGPWVPFIGTMFLFIFVSNWSGALLPWKIIELPHGELAAPTNDINTTVALALLTSAAYFYAGLSKKGLSYFEKYIKPTPILLPINILEDFTKPLSLSFRLFGNILADELVVVVLVSLVPLVIPIPVMFLGLFTSGIQALIFATLAAAYIGESMEGHH; this is encoded by the coding sequence ATGTGCTTTCTTGGTATCCTAAATATAAGATTAATACTTCAAGTTGCTGAGTTGAGAAAGAGATGGTTGAATCAAAAGAATTCCTTTTTTGAAGTTCAATTTTTATCAGAGGACAATATGAATATTATACCTTGTTCCATTAAAACACTCAAGGGGTTATACGATATATCGGGTGTAGAAGTAGGCCAACACTTCTATTGGCAAATAGGAGGTTTCCAAATTCATGCCCAAGTACTCATCACTTCTTGGGTCGTAATTACTATCTTGCTAGGTTCAGTTGTCATAGCTGTTCGGAATCCACAAACCATCCCGACCGACGGTCAGAATTTTTTTGAATATGTCCTTGAGTTTATTCGAGACTTGAGCAAAACTCAGATTGGAGAAGAATATGGTCCCTGGGTTCCCTTTATTGGAACTATGttcctttttatttttgtttcgaATTGGTCGGGTGCTCTTTTACCTTGGAAAATTATAGAGTTACCCCATGGGGAATTAGCAGCGCCCACGAATGATATAAATACTACTGTTGCTTTAGCTTTACTCACGTCAGCGGCATATTTTTATGCTGGTCTTAGCAAAAAAGGATTGAGCTATTTCGAGAAATATATTAAACCAACTCCAATCCTTTTACCAATTAACATCCTAGAAGATTTCACAAAACCATTATCGCTTAGCTTTCGACTTTTCGGGAATATATTGGCGGATGAATTAGTCGTTGTTGTTCTTGTTTCTTTAGTCCCCTTAGTAATCCCTATACCGGTCATGTTTCTTGGATTATTTACAAGCGGTATTCAAGCTCTTATTTTTGCAACATTAGCCGCAGCCTATATAGGTGAATCCATGGAGGGTCATCATTGA
- the LOC125519473 gene encoding DNA-directed RNA polymerase subunit beta''-like, with protein LEETRGNASQVHQLVGMRGLMSDPQGQMIDLPIQSNLREGLSLTEYIISCYGARKGVVDTAVRTADAGYLTRRLVEVVQHIIVRRRDCGTIRGISVSPQNGMTEKLFVQTLIGRVLADDIYIGSRCIAARNQDIGIGLVNRFITAFRAQPFRAQPIYIRTPFTCRSTSWICQLCYGRSPTHSDLVELGEAVGIIAGQSIGEPGTQLTLRTFHTGGVFTGGTADLVRSPSNGKIKFNENLVHPTRTRHGQPAFLCYIDLHVTIQSQDILYSVNIPSKSLILVQNDQYVKSEQVIAEIRAGTSTLHFKERVQKHIYSESDGEMHWSTDVYHAPEYQYGNLRRLPKTSHLWILSVSMCRSSIASFSLHKDQDQMNTYGKKDREILDYSTSDRIMSNGHWNFIYPSIFQDNSDLLAKKRRNRFVIPLQYHQEQEKELISCFGISIEIPLMGVLRRNTIFAYFDDPRYRKDKKGSGIVKFRYRTLEEEYRTRAEDSEEEYETLEDEYRTREDEYEYETLEESKYES; from the coding sequence TTAGAAGAGACCAGAGGAAATGCATCTCAAGTACACCAATTAGTAGGTATGAGAGGATTAATGTCGGACCCTCAAGGACAAATGATTGATTTACCTATTCAAAGCAATTTACGCGAGGGACTTTCTTTGACAGAATATATAATTTCCTGCTATGGAGCCCGCAAAGGGGTTGTAGATACTGCTGTGCGAACAGCAGATGCTGGATATCTTACACGTAGACTTGTTGAAGTAGTTCAACATATTATTGTGCGTAGAAGAGATTGTGGTACTATCCGAGGTATTTCTGTAAGTCCTCAAAATGGGATGACGGAAAAACTTTTTGTCCAAACACTAATTGGTCGTGTATTAGCAGACGATATATATATCGGTTCACGATGCATTGCCGCGCGAAATCAAGATATTGGAATTGGATTAGTCAATCGATTCATAACTGCCTTTCGAGCACAACCATTTCGAGCACAACCAATATATATTAGAACCCCCTTTACTTGCCGAAGCACTTCTTGGATCTGTCAATTATGCTATGGCCGGAGTCCTACTCATAGTGATCTGGTCGAATTGGGAGAAGCCGTAGGTATTATTGCAGGTCAATCAATTGGGGAGCCAGGGACTCAACTAACATTAAGAACTTTTCATACTGGCGGAGTATTCACAGGGGGTACTGCCGACCTTGTACGATCCCCTTCGAATGGAAAAATAAAATTCAATGAGAATTTGGTTCACCCCACACGTACCCGTCATGGGCAGCCTGCTTTTCTATGTTATATAGACTTGCATGTAACTATTCAGAGTCAAGATATTCTATATAGTGTGAATATTCCCTCAAAAAGCTTGATTCTAGTGCAAAATGATCAATATGTAAAATCCGAACAAGTAATTGCGGAGATTCGTGCCGGAACGTCCACTTTACATTTTAAAGAAAGGGTACAAAAGCATATTTATTCTGAATCAGACGGCGAAATGCACTGGAGTACTGATGTTTACCATGCGCCCGAATATCAATATGGTAATCTTCGCCGATTACCAAAAACAAGCCATTTATGGATATTGTCAGTAAGTATGTGCAGATCCAGTATAGCGTCTTTTTCACTCCACAAGGATCAAGATCAAATGAATACTTATGGTAAAAAAGATAGGGAAATTCTTGATTATTCAACGTCGGATCGAATCATGTCCAATGGCCATTGGAATTTTATCTATCCTTCTATTTTTCAAGATAATTCAGATTTGTTGGCGAAAAAGCGAAGAAATAGGTTCGTCATTCCATTACAATATCATCAAGAACAAGAGAAAGAACTAATATCCTGTTTTGGGATTTCGATTGAAATCCCCCTTATGGGTGTTTTACGTagaaatactatttttgcttatTTTGACGATCCCCGATACAGAAAAGATAAAAAGGGTTCAGGAATTGTTAAATTTAGATATAGGACCCTAGAAGAAGAATATAGGACTCGAGCGGAAGACTCAGAAGAGGAATATGAGACCCTAGAAGACGAATACAGGACCCGAGAGGacgaatatgaatatgaaacccTAGAAGAATCTAAATATGAATCCTAG
- the LOC125519469 gene encoding photosystem I P700 chlorophyll a apoprotein A2-like, producing the protein MLAFGTPEKQILIEPIFAQWIQSAHGKTTYGFDILLSSTNGPAFNAGRSLWLPGWLNAVNENSNSLFLTIGPGDFLVHHAIALGLHTTTLILVKGALDARGSKLMPDKKDFGYSFPCDGPGRGGTCDISAWDAFYLAVFWMLNTIGWVTFYWHWLCSHYHGIRIAG; encoded by the exons ATGCTTGCTTTTGGTACTCCAGAAAAGCAAATCTTGATCGAACCTATATTTGCCCAATGGATACAATCTGCTCATGGCAAGACGACATATGGGTTCGATATACTCTTATCTTCAACGAATGGCCCCGCTTTCAATGCGGGTCGAAGCCTATGGTTGCCCGGATGGTTGAATGCTGTTAATGAGAATAGTAATTCGCTTTTCTTAACAATAGGACCTGGGGATTTCTTGGTTCATCATGCTATTGCTCTAGGTTTGCATACAACTACATTGATTTTAGTAAAGGGCGCTTTAGATGCACGCGGTTCCAAATTAATGCCAGATAAAAAGGATTTTGGATATAGTTTTCCTTGTGACGGCCCAGGGCGCGGCGGTACTTGTGATATTTCTGCTTGGGACGCATTTTATTTGGCAGTTTTCTGGATGTTAAATACCATTGGGTGGGTTACTTTTTATTGGCATTGGCTGTGTTCACATTATCATGGCATTCGG ATAGCTGGTTAA
- the LOC125518616 gene encoding ATP synthase subunit a, chloroplastic, with product MCFLGILNIRLILQVAELRKRWLNQKNSFFEVQFLSEDNMNIIPCSIKTLKGLYDISGVEVGQHFYWQIGGFQIHAQVLITSWVVITILLGSVVIAVRNPQTIPTDGQNFFEYVLEFIRDLSKTQIGEEYGPWVPFIGTMFLFIFVSNWSGALLPWKIIELPHGELAAPTNDINTTVALALLTSAAYFYAGLSKKGLSYFEKYIKPTPILLPINILEDFTKPLSLSFRLFGNILADELVVVVLVSLVPLVIPIPVMFLGLFTSGIQALIFATLAAAYIGESMEGHH from the coding sequence ATGTGCTTTCTTGGTATCCTAAATATAAGATTAATACTTCAAGTTGCTGAGTTGAGAAAGAGATGGTTGAATCAAAAGAATTCCTTTTTTGAAGTTCAATTTTTATCAGAGGACAATATGAATATTATACCTTGTTCCATTAAAACACTCAAGGGGTTATATGATATATCGGGTGTAGAAGTAGGCCAACACTTCTATTGGCAAATAGGAGGTTTCCAAATTCATGCCCAAGTACTCATCACTTCTTGGGTCGTAATTACTATCTTGCTAGGTTCAGTTGTCATAGCTGTTCGGAATCCACAAACCATCCCGACCGACGGTCAGAATTTTTTTGAATATGTCCTTGAGTTTATTCGAGACTTGAGCAAAACTCAGATTGGAGAAGAATATGGTCCCTGGGTTCCCTTTATTGGAACTATGttcctttttatttttgtttcgaATTGGTCGGGTGCTCTTTTACCTTGGAAAATTATAGAGTTACCCCATGGGGAATTAGCAGCGCCCACGAATGATATAAATACTACTGTTGCTTTAGCTTTACTCACGTCAGCGGCATATTTTTATGCTGGTCTTAGCAAAAAAGGATTGAGCTATTTCGAGAAATATATTAAACCAACTCCAATCCTTTTACCAATTAACATCCTAGAAGATTTCACAAAACCATTATCGCTTAGCTTTCGACTTTTCGGGAATATATTGGCAGATGAATTAGTCGTTGTTGTTCTTGTTTCTTTAGTCCCCTTAGTAATCCCTATACCCGTCATGTTTCTTGGATTATTTACAAGCGGTATTCAAGCTCTTATTTTTGCAACATTAGCCGCAGCCTATATAGGTGAATCCATGGAGGGTCATCATTGA
- the LOC125519470 gene encoding ATP synthase subunit alpha, chloroplastic-like: protein MNPLIAAASVIAAGLAVGLASIGPGVGQVLNPGNVFYLHSRLLERAAKLNSLLGEGSMTALPIVETQSGDVSAYIPTNVISITDGQIFLSADLFNAGIRPAINVGISVSRVGSAAQIKAMKQVAGKSKLELAQFAELQAFAQFASALDKTSQNQLARGRRLRELLKQSQANPLPVEEQIATIYTGTRGYLDSLEIEQVNKFLDELRKHLKDTKPQFQEIISSSKTFTEQAEILLKEAIQEQLERFSLQ from the exons ATGAATCCACTAATTGCTGCTGCTTCTGTTATTGCTGCTGGATTGGCCGTAGGGCTTGCTTCTATTGGACCTGGAGTTGGTCAAG TGCTTAATCCAGGGAATGTTTTTTATTTGCATTCACGCCTTTTAGAAAGAGCCGCTAAATTAAATTCTCTTTTAGGCGAAGGAAGTATGACCGCTTTACCAATAGTTGAGACTCAATCTGGAGACGTTTCCGCCTATATTCCTACTAATGTAATCTCCATTACAGATGGACAAATATTCTTATCTGCGGATCTATTCAATGCCGGAATTCGACCCGCTATTAATGTGGGTATTTCTGTTTCCAGAGTAGGATCCGCGGCTCAAATTAAAGCCATGAAACAAGTAGCTGGCAAATCAAAATTGGAACTAGCGCAATTCGCAGAGTTACAAGCCTTTGCACAATTCGCCTCTGCTCTCGATAAAACAAGTCAGAATCAATTGGCAAGGGGTCGACGATTAAGGGAATTGCTTAAACAATCCCAGGCAAATCCTCTCCCAGTGGAAGAGCAGATAGCTACTATTTATACCGGAACAAGAGGATATCTTGATTCGTTAGAAATTGAACAGGTAAATAAATTTCTGGATGAGTTACGTAAACATCTAAAAGATACTAAACCTCAATTCCAAGAAATTATATCTTCTAGCAAGACATTCACCGAGCAAGCGGAAATCCTTTTGAAGGAAGCTATTCAGGAACAGCTGGAACGGTTTTCTCTTCAGTAA